The following proteins are encoded in a genomic region of Zea mays cultivar B73 chromosome 9, Zm-B73-REFERENCE-NAM-5.0, whole genome shotgun sequence:
- the LOC100282052 gene encoding Peroxiredoxin-2E-1, chloroplastic, whose amino-acid sequence MATSALAALSATAAAAGKRILLSRPASSSSLSFASRRLAAGAPLRGFLGAPIRAVASSASAAPAAAAKTIAVGDRLPDATLSYFDTSSPDGELKTVTVRDLTAGKKVVLFAVPGAFTPTCTQKHLPGFVAKAGELRAKGVDTVACVSVNDAFVMRAWKESLGIGDEVLLLSDGNGELARAMGVELDLSDKPVGLGVRSRRYALLAEDGVVKVINLEEGGAFTNSSAEDMLNAL is encoded by the coding sequence ATGGCTACCTCCGCCCTCGCTGCTCTGTCCGCCACCGCGGCCGCCGCCGGTAAGCGCATCCTCCTGTcgcgccccgcctcctcctcctccctctccttcgcCTCCCGCCGCCTGGCCGCCGGGGCACCCCTCCGGGGGTTCCTTGGCGCGCCAATCCGGGCCGTGGCGTCGTCGGCGTCGGCGGCCCCCGCGGCGGCGGCCAAGACCATCGCGGTCGGGGACCGGCTCCCTGACGCGACGCTCTCCTACTTCGACACGTCCTCCCCCGACGGCGAGCTGAAGACGGTGACGGTCCGCGACCTCACCGCGGGGAAGAAGGTGGTGCTCTTCGCCGTGCCCGGCGCGTTCACGCCCACCTGCACCCAGAAGCACCTCCCGGGGTTCGTGGCCAAGGCCGGGGAGCTCCGCGCCAAGGGCGTCGACACCGTGGCCTGCGTCTCCGTCAACGACGCCTTCGTGATGCGCGCGTGGAAGGAGAGTCTGGGGATCGGGGACGAGGTGCTGCTCCTGTCGGACGGCAACGGCGAGCTGGCGCGCGCCATGGGCGTCGAGCTCGACCTCTCCGACAAGCCCGTGGGGCTCGGCGTCCGGTCCCGCCGCTACGCGCTGCTCGCGGAGGACGGCGTGGTCAAGGTGATCAACCTCGAGGAGGGCGGCGCGTTCACCAACAGCAGCGCCGAGGACATGCTCAACGCGCTCTGA